A single window of Crassostrea angulata isolate pt1a10 chromosome 8, ASM2561291v2, whole genome shotgun sequence DNA harbors:
- the LOC128158611 gene encoding ryncolin-1-like — translation MSWIVLYAVLHLYVTVIHSSGITPHPSVKAEVGSFLKNAPWKHTEMTGSLSGGPMVLTVKFKYKLDGEFVFSKKFPGQKFKDCSDILKKEPYRRNRDGVYTIYLSNGVKRWVFCDMTTDGGGWTVIQRRFDGSTDFQSKSWQKYAEGFGHPGHEYWFGNNAIHDLTKSGRMKLRIDLKKFDGDKGHVQYSTFKVGSKSDKYLLTVGGFKGSLGMKDSFSYHNGMKFSTKDRDNDKAGANCAAANGNGWWFNACHHSNLNGIYYKKETATSAGMTWFYWDNANKWVSLKSSKMMIKPK, via the exons ATGTCGTGGATAGTTCTATACGCAGTCCTTCATCTCTATGTTACAGTTATCCATTCATCTGGAATAACCCCGCATCCATCTGTCAAGG CTGAGGTCGgttcttttctgaaaaatgcaCCCTGGAAACACACGGAGATGACGGGATCTTTGAGTGGGGGACCAATGGTTCTCACCGTGAAGTTCAAGTACAAGCTTGATGGGGAATTTGTGTTCTCTAAAAAAT TCCCTGGTCAAAAATTCAAAGACTGCTCAGATATATTGAAGAAGGAACCGTACAGACGGAACAGAGACGGCGTGTACACAATATATTTGAGTAACGGAGTCAAGAGATGGGTGTTTTGTGACATGACAACAGACGGAGGGGGTTGGACT GTAATACAAAGACGATTTGACGGAAGCACAGATTTTCAGAGCAAATCCTGGCAGAAGTACGCTGAAGGATTCGGACATCCTGGTCATGAGTACTGGTTTG GTAACAACGCTATTCATGATCTAACAAAGTCTGGCCGTATGAAATTAAGAATcgatttaaagaaatttgacgGTGATAAAGGACATGTACAGTATTCAACATTTAAAGTGGGGAGCAAGTCTGACAAGTATTTGTTGACTGTTGGAGGTTTTAAAGGATCTCTTGGCATGA AGGATTCCTTTTCTTATCACAATGGAATGAAGTTTTCGACTAAGGATCGCGATAATGATAAAGCTGGAGCAAACTGTGCAGCGGCCAATGGAAATGGATGGTGGTTTAATGCATGTCACCATTCTAATTTAAACGGAATATACTACAAGAAAGAGACCGCTACATCAGCTGGTATGACATGGTTTTACTGGGATAATGCGAATAAATGGGTGTCACTAAAGTCATCTAAAATGATGATAAAGCCAAAATGA